The sequence below is a genomic window from Candidatus Dependentiae bacterium.
GTTTGCGATTCCATTTTTGTAATGTTCACGCGCCCAGGGGTAACGCATTGGAAGAATTTTATTTGGATCTGTTTTTGAATCGTTTAACAACGGCATGTAAAATCTCCTTTGTTTAGTCTTCTTTTCGGGGGTAATCATATCATGATGGTTAAATGGGGCAAACGAAAAAAAACTTTTTTTAAACAATTCTTTGTGGGTCGATTTTTTTAAAAAATTGAATCTTTGTTCTTGCCTTTTTGTGTGCTACTCTGATCTGCGATTCTGGAAAAATCTGAAATGAAGGGATTGGTATGGCACGTATTTCATGGGAGCAATATGCAATGAAAATTGCGCAAGTTGCAGCGTTGCGATCGGAAGATCCATATGTTCAGGTTGGTGCAGTTGCGATGCGTAAAGATCATTCTGTGGCGAGTATCGGGTACAATGGTGCACCGGCAGGTGTTGCGATCGACTGGAGTTCTCGAGATAAGCGGCGGCCATTTGTCGTGCATGCAGAAATTAATGCTTTGCGGTATGTAAAACCCTACGAATGTGATTTACTTGTGGTTACCATGTCGCCGTGTGCGAATTGCTTGACGGTTATTGCAACCTACGGAATCAAAAAAATTTGTTATCAAGAAGAGTATTTTGATTTTATCTCAACATTTGAAATGGCTAATATTTTTGGAATCACTTTGGTTAAGCTCGAGCACGAGCGGGACTCTCGGCAACTTCGATTAAGTATTTAGAAAGCGATTATTATGAATGGATTTAATTGTTCAATTGTGCTGATGGGGGCTACCGGGGATTTGACTAAGCGTAAGCTTATTCCTGCATTATACAAATTGCTTGCCGATGGGCTTTTAGATTCATTTGTGATTATTGGGACTGGGCGAGAGCTGGCAACAGTAGAAACTATTTTTGCCGCTGCAGAAAAATTTGTTGCCAATCGAGTTGATGATATTTGGCAGAGATTAAAAGCACATTTTATCTATGTAAAACTCGATTTTTATACTCCTGCTGATTACAAGATTCTTAAAAATGTTCTTGAGCTAGCAGAAGAAGAAAAAAAACTTTCGGGGAATAGATTATTTTTTTTGGCGACAATGCCAGAGCATTTTGCAACAATTACTGAACAATTAGCGATGCATGAAATTGTGCAAAAAAGAGAACATGGTCAATTATGTGGTGACAAACTATGTTCATGGCAGCGCGTGATTTATGAAAAACCCTTTGGAAAAGATTTGGCATCTGCACAGCAAATAAACCAGAAAATAGCAGAAGTTTTTTGTGAGCAACAGGCTTATCGCATTGACCATTATTTGGGAAAAGAGTTGGTTGCAAATATTGCGGTTATTCGATTTTCAAATGCCATTTTAGAGCCGTTGTGGAATACGGTTTTTATTGAGTCGGTTAATATTACGCTTGCAGAAACCGTGTCGGTAGAATCTCGCGGTGCTTTTTACGATCAGTATGGCGCGCTTAAAGATGTGGTGCAAAATCATATGCTTCAATTGCTGGCACTTGTGGCCATGGAACCGCCCAAAGAACTATCGGGTGAGGCGATTCGAGATGCAAAAGTTTTAGTTCTCAAAAAGACTGCAGTAAGCGATGTTTTTTTGGGGCAGTATCAAGGATACCTGACTGAAAAAGATGTGAATCCGGAATCAAAAACCGAGACATTTGCTGCGGTACGGTTATCGATTGATACCGAAAGATGGCGAGGTGTGCCATTCTTTCTCAAAACAGGAAAGGCTTTGAGTAAAAAAGAAACGCGTATTGATATTGTTTTTCGCAAGAGTACTCACTTGCGGACACAATTTTCGGGCGAAGCAAATGTACTCACTATTACTATCGAGCCAGATGAAGGTTTTTCGTTGAAATTGAATGGTAAGGCGGTTGGGAGTAATGCAACCATGCCCGTGGTGATGAATTTTTACCACAGTGCTTTTTTGGGGCCAAATACGCCGCAGGCTTATGAGGTTTTGATTGCAGATGCATTACGAGGTGATCAATCGGTTTTTGTCAGGTTTGATGAAATTGAAGAGTCTTGGAAAATTATTGATGCGATAGATCGTGAAAGAATTGAATTAAATCACTATGAAAAAGGATCGCAAGGACCGAAAGCATTTGAAGCCTGGATGAATAAGCAATTTACTGATTGGGTAAAATAAAAAAGGGCGCGATTCGCGCCCTTCAAATAAACTTAGATACTATTGCGTCGTGATTGTGAGGTAAATTTTACAAGATTGTATTCTTCACCAAGACGTTCAAGGGCTTCTTTTTTTTGTGTAAAAAAGCGAATATTTTCCATGATGATGAGTTGAATGCGCACGTCGTCAAGTTCAGTTGAATTCATCAAAAGTACTCGGTTTGTAAGCTCTTTAAGAATCGCACATGTTTTTGAAAGAAGTAGAGTTAATCCTTCGATTGCCAATTTTCTTTTTCTATCTTCGGAAATAAACACACCAGAGCTTTCTTCGTGTTTTATTTTGTGCATTATTTTTTGTTCTACTTGTTTGAGAGCTTCATGATATTGTTTCATCTCTTTGGTTATTTGGTCAACCAGAGTTAATTCAGCCTCGCTTGAGGAATCGATCGGATGTACTTTTTCGTTTTTTGGTCGAGAGCTTACGGATCCAGAAAAAAGTGTTGCACTTGCAGTGAAAATAATAAGAACTAAACGTGTTGATTGAAACGAAAACATAAACCCCTTTTGGTGTTAAAAAATATACAGTTGCGTATAGCAAGGGAATCAGTATTGTACAATCAGTCATTTCGTGTGTTTAGTTTAAAAAGAGTTTTTTTTATCGATTTATAGCGTTTTTTGTGTTTTTGAGATTTCACTGTGAAATAAAAAGTGATTTTGCGATGTTTTTTGTAGTTTGATTTGTGAAATGTTTTTTTAGCGTCGAAATTTCTACGAGTGTTGGAATAACATGAGGTGCGTGTTTCGCTTGCATAAGTTGTCCGTTAACTATCTGAGCTTGAAAAAAAAACAGATTTGTATCGTTTTTTTGATTTTTTATAGGATGAGAGTTGAAGTTGTTGAGTATTATTTTTTTGAATATATTATGTAATTATTATCAAAAACTAAACCTATTGAGGTGATGCGGTGAAGACTTTGGTTGTTCACTGTTGTATTTATTCAAAACTACTTATACAAAAAATGTGTGAGTTAGTTTAGGTTGTTATTTGATACAAAATTTTGTATTCAGCATACCCCCGGAGATTATCTCGGGGGTATTTTTATTAGATGGAGTTTTTCGTGAAAAAAGTTTTTATTAGTTTATTTAGTTTATCGCTGTTTTTTGGATTTTTTTTGTTTCTTAAAAATCGCTACTCAGGGGCACAAAAGCCTGTGATTGCAGTGATTAAAATTGCATCACACCCAGCCATTGATGCAGCGTGTGATGGATTTTGTGATGCGGTTGTTGCAGCAACAAAAGATACATACTCATTTGTTGTCAAAAATGCTGATGGATCCGTTATTAATGCTCAGACAATCGCTCAGAGTCTGATTTCTCGTTCAGATGTTGCGGCGTTTGCAGCGTTTGGGACTCCTGCCGCTCAAGCGCTTGTGCAAAAAGAGTCTGATCGCCCGATTTTTTTTACAGCAGTGACCTACCCTGAAAAATCAGGAATTCTTAAAGATAATGTTGCAGGTATTTCTGATCATTTTGATTTGCGGCAGTTGGCTCTTTTTGTGCAGAAATTAATTCCAAAGGCAAAAACTGTTGGTATTTTGTACAATCCTAGTTCGGAGGTAGCGTGTGCAGAGTTGCATGAAATTGAAGATGCTTGCAGAACAAAGGGACTGACGCCTGTTCGTATTGCAGGGGTTACGGAGGCGGATATTTTGGGCGCGCTAAAAAGCAGCCTGAGAAAAATTGATGTATGTATTGCTCCAACAGATAATACAATTGCAAGCGTGATGTCTTCATTAGCTGCTCAGTGCAAAGAGGTTGGAGTTCCGATGGTTGTTGCCGATAAAACATTGGTTGCATCAGGACCCGCCGCTGGACTTGGCATGGATTACTACCAACTTGGGTTTGATCTGGGCGTTGCAGCAACTCGTGTACTTAATGGTGAGTGTGCACCCTCTGAGGTTGGTATTACTCGGGCAACACCTGCGATTGCTCTTAATAAGGTGGTGTTAGATTCTCTTGCTCAAATGGGCTGTGTTTTGAATATAGATTTTGTTGATTAATATTCTATTTTGTACGATACCGGCTTCAATAACCGTTTATTCAAGCCGGTATCGTACAAAATAATCGTCAAACGTTATGAAATTGAATTTGAATAAAAATAAGGTATAAAAATGAATGGCTTGGGATTAGTTGTTTTGGGTGCTTTTGAGCGCGGCATAATTTTTGCGTTACTCGTGCTTGGGGTGTATACAACTTCTCGAATTATGAAGTTTGATGATTTATCTTTAGAGGGAAGTTTTTCCTTTGGAGCAGCTCTTGGAGCGATTGTTCTTGGCTGGGGAGTAAATCCTTTTGCAGCATTAATCTTTGCGCTTTGTGGTGGCATGATTGTTGGGGGGATTACCTCTGCGATTCATTGTGGGCTTGGGCTTTCGATGTTGATTAGTGGGATCGTTGTAACTAGTGGATTATTTTCAGTGGTTCTGATGATGGCTGGTAGCACTATTTCGCTGATTGGCACACAGACCTGCTTTTCGCAGATGACATTCTTGGGCGATGCCAAAAATTTGTCAGTGATTTTGTTGTGTGCATTGATTTTATATGGTTTTTTGTATCACTTGTTGCATCGATCTTCGGTTGGTATAATGCTGCGCGCTACTGGTGCTAATGTGCAACTTGTTTCATCTTTGGGTAGACGTGTGTGGGTGTACAAGGCGTGTGCGTTGATTGTTGCTAACGGACTGACTGCATTTGGCGGGGCCTTGTATGTTCAGTATGTTGGATATTTTTCGATCTGGATGAATGTTGGTATTTTGGTGGTTTCGCTCACAGGGCTTATGATTGCTGAGCTTTTTCCGATACGTTTTGCTCTGATTCATTTGCTGATTGGTTCTGTTGTTTATCAACTACTCCTTTCTTTGGTGTATGAATGTGACATTGATCCACAGTGGTCAAAGTTGTTAACGGCAGTGCTTGTTCTTGCTGTTGCAACTATTAAAATAATAAATTCTAGGGGCGCTCAAGCGGATGAAGGTTCACGATGATTAATATCAAAAATATAGGCCTTTCGTATGGCCCTAAAGAAATTTTTAAAAATCTTACTTGCTCGGTTGATGCAGGTGATTTTGTTGTCATCATTGGTCCAAATGGGGTTGGAAAAACAACTATTTTTGACTTGATTTCAGGCACTGTCTTGCCGAATAGCGGACAAATTTTTTGTCATGGAAAAGATGTCACTGCAATCGATTATGCGGGGCGAAGTGATATCGTTTTTAGAATTTTTCAGAATCCTTCGCAGAATATTGTTGGTGAGATGACGGTTCGTGAGAATCTTGCTCTTGCAATGTTGCGATGCAATTCGGTTTCGCTTGCGCACTGGACATCGGTTCTTGATGGTGTTGATGAGCGTGCGCTCTTTGCACCGATGGGTGAAAATATTGATATTTTATTACAAACACCGATGAATAGACTTTCTGGTGGTCAACGACAGACAATTGCATTTTTATTGAGCACGTTGTTTCAGCCGCAAATTTTACTTTTGGATGAACCAACAGCAGCGCTTGATCCAGAGTCAGCAACTCGGCTACTAATGCTGGTGAAGGAAAAACATCTGGCTCTTAAGCAAACTATTTTGTTTATTACTCATGATTTGGATATTGCTCGCTATCTGGGAAATAAGTTGTGGGTGATAAAAGATGGTAAAATAGCAAAAACTTTTGAAGGGGATGAAAAGCGCACCGCTGATTTGACTCCATATTTAAGATCAATCGAATACGAAAAACTTTTGTAAAAAAGACGTTTTTTTAGGTTTTTAGTTCTTGAGCAAAGGCTTTATGGTGAAATAAAAAGGGCGCTGCAAAAATATCGCAGCGCCCCAAAGTGTTTGATTTGGTTAACGTTTTTTTAGAACCAGGATTCAAGCGTGTTATTTTGATATTGATTTTTTATAACAGTTTTTATGATATTTCGAACTATAGTTTTTGTAATTAACGCGATAAAAAGGCGAAATTTTATCAAAAAATCGTTTTTTGTGGCCGCAAATTGTTTCTTTGTGTAATGTTTAGACGCTATCAAGCTTTTTTGCCATTCTTTTTATCCCGAAGTAGCTAAAAAGCGTAGAAAAGACGATGAGTGCCACAACGCAGAGCCAAAATGACAAAAATTTTTCTGGGCCAAGGATGGTCGAGCGGATGCCTTCCATCGCGTAGGTCATCGGGTTTAGCAGGGCAAGCTTTCCCAGAAAAGATATTTTAGCGTTGAGCGTTGACCAGGGGAATTGAAACCCTCCAAGCATCCACATGGGCGAAAGAATGCGATTCCAGATTGAGCCGAGTTCTTCGGCGCTGTTTGTAACGCTTGCGATAAGAAGCCCAAGGGTTGCGCAGCAAAATGCGGTCAGAAAAAGAATGAGAATATATTTTAAAATACAAACGGTTGCTGGATTAAATTCGTCCCAGACAAAAATGAGCCCAAAAGGAAGAGCGGGAAGGCTGAGCAATAAATTGCGGATGCACGATGAAAGCGCAATTCTGAAGATCGCCAACCATGAAGGAATTGGCAGTGTAATGTCATACGAGATTGATTTGTTGCTTAAAAAATCGATTATCACCGTAGTGGTTCGTCCATAAATCTGAAATAAACAGCGCGTTGCAGGTACCCCAGTTGCAACAAAAATACCAAATCCGGGCGCAATCCCAAAACTGCCAAGGAGTTTTCCCGAAACAAAGAGCGTAGTTGCAATCCAAAAAAAGCTATCAAGCAGATCTTTGAGGTATCGAGATGACGAGTAGCCAACAAGGTCGGCTAAAATGAGTTGCCATAAAACAGAGGAATAAGATTTTATTTTTTTTAACATGTATCAATCAAATGACGTTAATTTTTTTAATAATATTAGCGTATGAATGTTTAATTTTATAGTTACCAGCCAAAGTCGCTAAATGTTTTATTTTCTTTTATCAAATCAAGAACTTTTTTGTGGTTGGGAAGTAAGTCTGTGGGCAATTCATTCATGTCAAACCAGAAAACGCCATCGCATTTTTCGGGTTCAGTGTTTTGCGGTTCTCCAGAAAACGTTTTTGTTAAAAAATAAAAATTTATATATTCCTGGTTGTCTGGTGTTTTGACGTGAGTGGTATGTACGCATTGTAAGTCTTTTGGTTGTACTGTAATCCTAAGTTCTTCGAGAGCCTCACGAGCAGCGGCATCTGGAATACGTTCATTTCCATCGATTCCGCCTCCAGGGAGTGCATAAAAGCCAGGTAACAGTCGTGCGTTTTTTGATCTTTTGAGCAGGCAGATTTTATTGTCTCTGATAAGAAGAATTGCACTGAAAATTGGCATTAAAAATTTTGACATACCGTATTTATTCCTTTTTTAAAGGGTCTGGCTAATATAACCAGACCCAGAGTGTTTTTTAAACGCAATCAAGTCGTTTCATTATATTTTGTACAGCGAGCCAGCCACAAAGGATTGTAAAACTAGCAAGTGCTGTTGCGCATACCCACAACGGTAAGCTTCCCGGTTGGCCGAGGATGGCGGCTCTCATTCCTTCCATGGTGTACAAAAATGGATTCAGAAGGGCAAGGTACGAAAAAAATGGTGATTTCAAATAAAGGCTTAACCAGGTGAATTGAAATCCACCAAGAGTCCATAGTGGAAAAATTACTCGCATCCACATGCTTCCAACTTTGCTCATGTTTTTGACAAAGCTTGCAAGAAACATTCCAAAAAAACCAAAAAACAATGAATTTAAGATTAGTAAAACGATAAACCATGTGGGGTTGAAGTTTGCAATGTTAAATTCATTCCAGACAAACAGCAGACCAAATGGCAGGCTGAGTGACCCTACAAGTAGATTTCGCAATCCATCAGAAAGTCCAATTCGTGTCAACGACATCCAGGTTGGAATTGGAAGTGTTGTGTCGTAAGAAATAACCTTGTTTCCTTCTAGGTCGCTTAGAAGGGTCATGACGCGTGGAAAAATTTCAAACATTCCACTCACCGCAACACCTGTTGCGGCGGTAAAAAGACCAAAATTTGCAGAAATTCCAACGCCTTGAACAAAGTGACTCATAACTACAGTTGTTAGGGATGCATAGATGAAAAAATCAACTATTTTGTCTTTAAATAAATGTTTAAATGTTAAAAAAT
It includes:
- a CDS encoding ATP-binding cassette domain-containing protein yields the protein MINIKNIGLSYGPKEIFKNLTCSVDAGDFVVIIGPNGVGKTTIFDLISGTVLPNSGQIFCHGKDVTAIDYAGRSDIVFRIFQNPSQNIVGEMTVRENLALAMLRCNSVSLAHWTSVLDGVDERALFAPMGENIDILLQTPMNRLSGGQRQTIAFLLSTLFQPQILLLDEPTAALDPESATRLLMLVKEKHLALKQTILFITHDLDIARYLGNKLWVIKDGKIAKTFEGDEKRTADLTPYLRSIEYEKLL
- the zwf gene encoding glucose-6-phosphate dehydrogenase, with the protein product MNGFNCSIVLMGATGDLTKRKLIPALYKLLADGLLDSFVIIGTGRELATVETIFAAAEKFVANRVDDIWQRLKAHFIYVKLDFYTPADYKILKNVLELAEEEKKLSGNRLFFLATMPEHFATITEQLAMHEIVQKREHGQLCGDKLCSWQRVIYEKPFGKDLASAQQINQKIAEVFCEQQAYRIDHYLGKELVANIAVIRFSNAILEPLWNTVFIESVNITLAETVSVESRGAFYDQYGALKDVVQNHMLQLLALVAMEPPKELSGEAIRDAKVLVLKKTAVSDVFLGQYQGYLTEKDVNPESKTETFAAVRLSIDTERWRGVPFFLKTGKALSKKETRIDIVFRKSTHLRTQFSGEANVLTITIEPDEGFSLKLNGKAVGSNATMPVVMNFYHSAFLGPNTPQAYEVLIADALRGDQSVFVRFDEIEESWKIIDAIDRERIELNHYEKGSQGPKAFEAWMNKQFTDWVK
- a CDS encoding NUDIX domain-containing protein, translating into MSKFLMPIFSAILLIRDNKICLLKRSKNARLLPGFYALPGGGIDGNERIPDAAAREALEELRITVQPKDLQCVHTTHVKTPDNQEYINFYFLTKTFSGEPQNTEPEKCDGVFWFDMNELPTDLLPNHKKVLDLIKENKTFSDFGW
- a CDS encoding deoxycytidylate deaminase, producing MARISWEQYAMKIAQVAALRSEDPYVQVGAVAMRKDHSVASIGYNGAPAGVAIDWSSRDKRRPFVVHAEINALRYVKPYECDLLVVTMSPCANCLTVIATYGIKKICYQEEYFDFISTFEMANIFGITLVKLEHERDSRQLRLSI